The nucleotide sequence GCGCATGGAGACCGTGGAGGAGCCCAGCGCCCTGGCCCAGGCCATCGGGGTGCACAGCCGGGCCGACACGCTGATCGTGGTGGACTGCCTGACGCTGTGGTTGACCGGGCTGCTGATGCCGGCGGTCGGCACGCCTGGAGCCGACCCGGTGTCGGGTATTGCTCAGGCCCAGGAGGAAGCCCGGCCCGATGCCGTCCTTGCGGGAGCAGTTCGGGCCTGCGCCGGACCGCTCGTGCTGATCAGCAACGAGATCGGCCTGGGCGTGATCCCCATGGGCCACGACGTGCGCGCCTTCGTCGATGCCCTGGGCACCCTGAACCAGCAGGCGGCGGCCGCCTGCGAGCGCGTCACGCTGATGTCGGCGGGGCTGGCCCTCACGCTCAAGGGGGCCGCATGACGGGTGCGCGGGCGGCCCGGTCCTGCCCGGCCGTGCTGATCGCGGCCCCCGCGTCGGGCCAGGGCAAGACCACGGTGGCCTGCGCTCTGGCGCGGCTGCACGCCCGGCAGGGGCGCCGTGTGCGTGCCTTCAAGTGCGGGCCCGATTTCCTGGACCCGCAGTGGCTCGCGCTGGCGAGCGGCGCGCCGGTGCACCAGCTCGATCTCTGGATGACGGGCGAGGCCGATTGCGCCGAGCGGCTGTGGCAGGCGGCCGGCGAGGCGGACCTGGTCATCGTCGAAGGGGTCATGGGACTGTTCGACGGCGAGCCGAGCGCCGCGGATCTGGCGCGCCGCTTCGGGCTGCCGGTGATGGCCGTGGTCGATGCCGCCGCCATGGCCGGCACCTTCGGTGCCCTGGCGCATGGCCTGCGGCATTACCAGGCCGGCCTGCCCTGGGCCGGCGTGCTGGCCAACCGGGTGGCGGGCGAACGCCACGCCGCGATGCTGCAGGCCGGCCTGCGCGACGGCGCGGACTGGCTCGGCGGGCTTGCGCGCCAGCCGGCCGCTGCCTTGCCCGAGCGGCACCTGGGGCTGGTGGCGGCCGGCGAGCTGCCCGATGCGCTGCGGCGGCTGGACGCCGCCGCCGATGCGCTGGCGGCGACGCCGCTGGGCAGCCTGGCGCCCGGGCAATTGCAGCGCTGGACGATGCGGATCGAGCCGCCTGCCGCGCCGCCGGCGATACCCCCCTTGCTGCAGGGACGCACGGTGGCCATCGCCCGTGACGCGGCCTTCTGCTTCGTCTACGCCGCCAACCTCGACTGCCTGCAGGCACTGGGTGCGCGGCTGTCGTTCTTCTCGCCTTTGGCCGGCGAGGCGCTGCCCGAATGCGACGCCGTCTGGCTGCCCGGCGGCTACCCGGAGCTGCATGCGCCGCAGCTGTCGCGCAACCTGCGCCTCCGCGAGGGCCTGGCGGCGCACCTGGCGCGCAGCAAACCGATGTGGGCCGAGTGCGGCGGCATGATGGCGCTGTTCGACGCCTTGCAGACCGCCGACGGCCAGGTCCATCCGATGTGGGGGCTGCTGCCCGGGCAGGTGGTCATGCAGCAGCGGCTGGCGGCGCTCGGGCCGCAGCAGCTGGCGCTTGCCGGCGGCGTGCTGCGCGGCCATACCTTCCACCATTCCCTTTGCGCCAGCCCTCTCGCCCCCGCGGCCCACACCACGAGCCCTGGAGGCGTGAAAAGCGGCGAGGCGCTGTATCGGCTCGGATCGCTGCGCGCGAGCTACTTCCATGCCTGGTTTGCCTCCAGCCCGGCAGCGACGGCGGAACTGTTCCATGCCTGACACCTCCACCGCCCCGAAAAACCGCACGGTGCACTGGCTGTTGCTGCTTCTGGCCTTGCTGCTCGCCACGCCGGCGCGGGCGCTGGACCTGACGGACGACCGCGGCGTGCGCATCACGCTGGACGCGCCACCGCAGCGCATCGTCAGCCTGCTGCCTTCGCTGACGGAGACGGTGTGCCACCTGGGCCAATGCCATCGGCTGGTCGGTGTGGACCGCTACTCCAACTGGCCCGAGGCGGTGCACCGGCTTCCCCAGGTGGGCGGCGGACTCGATCCCAGCATCGAGGCCATCGTGGCCCTGCGGCCCGACCTGGTGCTGGCCGGCACCTCGATGCGCGCGATCGCGCGGCTGGAGGCGCTGGGCGTGAAGGTGGTGGCGCTGGAGCCGCGCACCCACGCCGACGTGCGCCGCGTGCTGGGCAAGGTCGGCGTGCTGCTGGGGGTGGACGATGCCCAGCGGGTCTGGCGCGAGATCGACGCGGGCGTGTCGGCCGCCGCCCAGTCGCTGCCGGCCCAGGTGCAGGGAACGCGTGTCTATTTCGAGGTGAACCGCGGCCCCTACGGCGCCGGCGAGGCATCGTTCATCGGCGAGACGCTGGCCCGGCTGGGAGTGCGCAACATCCTGCCGGCCACCCTGGGGCCTTTTCCCAAGCTGAATCCGGAGTTCGTGGTGCGCGCCAACCCCGACCTGATCATGGTGGGTGCCCGCGACGGCGCTGAACTGCACAACCGGCCGGGCTGGGGCGCGATCCGCGCGCTGCGCGAGCAACGGGTGTGCAGCTTCGCGCCGGCCGAGGCCGAGGTGCTGGTGCGCCCGGGGCCGCGGATGGCGGAGGCGGCCCGGCTGATGGCGCGCTGCCTGGCCGACAAAGCGCCGCGCGGCGCGCAGCGAGCCGCTCCGTGAGACGCGGCGGTGGCGCCCTGCTGGGCATGACCCTCGCGGCGCTGAGCGCCGGGCTGCTGGTGCTGGGCACCGGCATCGGCAGCGCGGGCTTCGAAGGCATGCTCGCGCCGCTGCTGGATCCCGCTGCCGATCCGGCGCAGGCCGCGATGGCGCGGCAGATCGTCTGGGAGATCCGGCTGCCGCGCACCCTGGGCGCCTGGCTGGCGGGCGCGCTGCTGGGCCTGGCCGGCGCGCTGGCCCAGGGCCTGTTCCGCAACCCGCTGGCCGATCCCTACCTGCTGGGAAGCGCGGCCGGCGCGTCGCTCGGCGTCGCCCTCGCGCTGGCCGCGATGGGTGGTGCCGCCGGTATGCTGGGAGGCAGCATGAGGAGCGCCGCGACCGTGGGGCTGTCTTCCTCCGACATCTGGGTCCGCCTGGGCTTCACCGGCGCGGCGTTCGCCGGCGCGGTGCTGGCCGTGGTGCTGACGCTCGCGCTCGCGCGCGGCGTGCAGCACACGTTGCGGCTGCTGCTGGCCGGGGTCATCGTCGGCGTGGTGCTGGGCGCGCTGAGCTCCCTGGTCCTGTTGTTCTCGCCCGACTCGCTGCAGGCGATGCAGGCATTCATGCTGGGCTCCACGGGCTTCGTGGGCTGGAGCGCCTGCGCCCTGATGGCCGGCGCCTGGCTGCTGACCGCTTCGGCAGCCTGGCTCCTGGCGCGGGCGCTGGACGGCCTCGCCCTGGGCGAGGCCACGGCCCGGAGCCTGGGATTGGCGCTGGGCCCGCTGCGCGCCGCGCTGGTCGCGGCGCTGGCCCTGGCCACCGGCACGGCCGTGGCGCAGACCGGGCTGATCGCCTTCGTCGGCCTGGCCGCGCCCCACCTGGTGCGCGCTGCGTTCAGCCTGCCGCACCGCCGCCTGGTGCTGCTGGCCAGCCTGATGGGCGGCGTGCTGTTGACGGCCGCCGACCTGCTGGCGCGGGCCCTGATCGCGCCGCAGGAGCTGCCGGTGGGCATTCTGACGGCCGTGCTCGGCGGCGGCTACCTGCTGTGGCTGATGCACAGGCGTGGCGGCCACCTGGGGACCGGAGGCCTGCATTGAACGCAGCGGCTTTGCAGGCGCTGGGCCTGCGGGTGGCCCTGGGAGGCCGGCCGGTGCTGCACGGCATCGACCTGGCTTTCCCCGCGGGTCGCTGGACCAGCGTCGTCGGACCCAACGGCGCGGGCAAGTCGACGCTGCTGAAGGCGCTGGCCGGCCTGCTGCCGGCCGAAGGCCAGGTGGCGTTGCTCGGGCAGCCGCTGGCAGCCTGGCGGCAGCGCGAGCGGGCGCGCCGGCTCGCCTGGCTGGGGCAGGGCGAAGCCGGCGCGGAGGACCTGACCGTTCATGACGTCGCCATGCTGGGCCGGCTGCCGCACCAGCCGTGGCTGGCTCCGCCGGGCCCTGGCGACCGGGCGGCCGTGGAGCAGGCACTGCGCGCGACGCAGGCCTGGGACTGGCGCGACCGGCCGCTGGGCCAGCTCTCCGGCGGCGAGCGACAGCGGGTGCTGCTGGCGCGTGCGCTGGCCGTCCAGGCGCAGGTGCTGCTCATGGACGAGCCGCTCGCCAACCTCGATCCGCCTCACCAGTCGGACTGGCTGCTGCTGGTGCGCGACCTGGCGGCGGCAGGCCGCACGGTGGTCAGCGTGCTGCACGAGGTCACCATGGCGTTGCAGGCGGATTCGCTGGTAGTGATGGCGCAGGGCCGCGTCGTGCACCAGGGCGCCTGCGCCGCGCCCGCCACGCACCGCGCCGTGGAAGCAGTGTTCGATCGGCGCATCGCCGTCCACGCGGTGGCCGGCCGGCCGGTGGCGCTGCCGCAATGAGGAGATACAAGGCATGAACATCGAGCAACCGCCCTCGGCCAAGCCGTACGACAAGCCGCAAGGCGAGCGCCGCGGGCTGGTGATCGTCAACACCGGCGACGGCAAGGGCAAGAGCACGGCCGCTTTCGGACTGGCGCTGCGCGCGCACGGCCGCGGCAAGGCGGTGAAGATCTACCAGTTCATGAAGGTGCCCACCGCGCGCTTCGGCGAGCACCGCATGTTCGAGCAGATCGGCATCCCCATCGAGGGCCTGGGCGATGGTTTCTCCTGGAAGAGCCAGGACCTGGAGCGCTCGGCCCAGCTCGCGCGCGACGGCTGGCAGCGGGCCAGGCAAGCCATCCTGGGCGGGCAGTTCTTCCTGGTGGTGCTGGACGAGCTCACCTACCCGCTGATCTACGGCTGGCTGCCGCTGCCCGAGGTGCTGCAGACCCTGCGCGAGCGGCCGAAGGATGTGCACGTGGCCATCACCGGCCGGCGCTGCCCGCCCGAGATCGTGGAGATCGCCGATACCGTGACCGAGATGACCAAGATCAAGCACGCCTTCAATGCCGGCGTGCCGGCGCAACGCGGCATCGAGGACTGAGGCGATGGCTGGCGGGTCCTCGCCCATGCTTGCCGGCGCCGTCGCCCTGGCGGTGGCGTTCGCCCTGGACCGCTGGCTGGGCGAACCGCCCGCGCGCTGGCATCCGGTGGTGGGGATGGGGCGCTACCTGGGCTGGATCGGCGGGCGCGTCGCGCCGCGCGAGGAGCGGCCGGATCCCGATTGGCTCGCCTTCTGGGCCGGTGCCCTGGCCTGGAGCGGCGCCGCGCTGCTGCTGGCGCTGGCTGCGTGGATGGTCCAGCGGTGGCTGCTGGGGCTGCCCGCCCTTGCAGCCGGGCTGTTGCTGGGCCTGCTGCTCAAGCCGCTGCTGTCCTGGCGCATGCTGCGCGAGGAAGTGGCCGCGGTGGAGGATGCGCTCGCTGGGTCGCTGGACGACGGGCGGCGGCGGCTGGCGCGCCTGGTGAGCCGCGACGTGAGCCAGCTGGACGAGGCCCAGGTGCGCGAGAGCGCGATCGAGTCGCTCGCGGAGAACTACAACGACTCGGTGGTCGCGCCGGTGTTCTGGTTCGCCGTCGCCGGGCTGCCCGGCGCGGTGCTGTACCGCTTCGCGAACACCGCCGATGCGATGTGGGGCTACCGGGGCTTTCGCGGCGGGCTGCACTGGGAATGGGCCGGCAAGTGGACGGCGCGCGCCGACGACGCGCTGTCCTGGCTGCCGGCGCGGCTGGCGGCGCTGCTGCTGGCGCTCGCCGCGGCACGCCGGCTGCCGGGCCTGCGCGGCCAGTCGGCGCTGACGCCCTCGCCCAATGGCGGCTGGCCCATGGCGGCCATGGCGCTGGCGCTGGGCGTGCGGCTGCGCAAGCCGGGCGTGTACGCGCTGAACGCGGGTGCGCCTTCGCCGGCGCCCATGCACACCCGGCAGGCACTGCGGCTGTGCGGGCGCGCGTTGCCGCTGCTGCTGGCCTGTGCCTGGCTGCTGGCGGCCGCCGTGCAGGGAGCCTGGCTGCGATGAGCGAGCATGGCGGCCCCGACGCGCTGGGCATCCCGGCGCACGATTTCTCCACCAATGCCAATGCCTGCGGCCCCTGCCCGCAGGCATTGCTGGCGGTGCAAGGGGCCGATGCCCGGCAGTACCCGGATCCCGGCTACGGCCTGCTGCGGCAGGCGCTGGCGCAACTGCACCAGGTCGAGCCCGCCCGCATCGTGCTGGCCGCCAGCGCCAGCGAGTTCATCCAGCGCGTCACGGCCTGGTGCGCCCGCCAGGGGATTCGCAGCGCCGCCGTGCCGCGCCACGGCTATGGCGACTATGCGCGGGCGGCGCGGGCCTGGGGCCTGGCCGTGGTGCACGAGGGCGCGGCGCCGCTGCTGTGGCTGTGCGAGCCCTCCAGCCCGCTGGGCCAGGCGGAAGAACGCTGGGACGCTGCCGGCCAGGCCGAGGTGGTAGTGCTGGACCGTGCCTACGAGCCGCTGCGCTTGGAGGACTGGAGCAGCGGCACCGCGGCCGACCCGGGAGGTGTCTGGCAGCTGTGGACGCCCAACAAGGCGCTGGGCCTGACCGGCGTGCGGGCGGCCTATGCGATCGCGCCGCGCGGCGCGGAGCAGGGCATGGCCGCGCTCGAGGCGCTGGCGCCTTCCTGGCCGCTGGGCGCGCACGGCGTGGCGCTGCTGCACGCCTGGTGCGAGCCTGCGGTGCAGCTGTGGGTGCTGGACAGCCAGCACGTGCTGCGGCGCTGGAAGCTGCAGCAGCAGGCGCTGTGCCGCGACCTGGGCTGGCGCTGCGAGCCCAGCGCCGCCAACTTCTTCGTCGCCGGCCCGCTCGCGCCAGGGCGCCTGGCCGCCCTGCGGCAGCAGGGCGTCAAGCTGCGCGACGGCAGCTCCTTCGGACTGCCCGGCCAGGTGCGCTTGAGCGTGCAGCCGCCGGCCAGCCAGGCAGCGCTGCGCCTTGCCTGGAGGGCTACCGCATGAAGGCCAGGTGCGTGATGGTGCTGGGCACCACCAGCAGCGCCGGCAAGAGCTGGCTGGCCACAGCGCTGTGCCGCTGGTACGCGCGCCAGGGGCTGAAGGTGGCGCCGTTCAAGGCGCAGAACATGAGCAACAACGCCCGTGTCGTCGCCGGCGGGGAGATCGGCAGCGCGCAGTATTTCCAGGCGCTGGCCGCCGGTGCCGAGCCCGAGGTGCGCATGAACCCGCTACTGCTCAAGCCCGAGCGCGACACGCACAGCCAGGTGGTGCTGCTGGGTCAGGTGGACGAGGAACTGACGGCCAGGCCCTGGCGCGGGCGCAGCGCCAGCGTGTGGCCGCGGATCGCCCGGGCGCTGGACGAGTTGCGGGCCGAGAACGACGTGGTGGTGATCGAAGGCGCGGGCTCGCCGGCCGAGATCAACCTGAAGGACAGCGACATCGTCAACATGCGCGTCGCCGCCCATGCGGATGCCGCCTGCCTGCTGGTGACCGACATCGACCGCGGTGGCGCCTTCGCCCATCTCTACGGCACCTGGGCCTTGCTGGACGCGCCGGAGCGCGCCCGCATCCGCGGCTTCGTGCTGAACAAGTTCCGCGGCGACGCGGCCCTGCTGGCGCCGGCGCCGCAGCGCCTGGAGCAACTCACCGGCGTCCCGACCCTCGCCACCTTGCCCATGTGGCGGCAGCATGGCCTGCCCGAGGAGGACGGCTGGTACGGCGCCCGCGGCGGCGCGGGCGAGGGCCGGGCGATCGCGCTGGTCGCCTACCCGCGCATCAGCAACCTCGACGAGTTCCAGCCGCTCGCCAACCTCCCGGGCGTGCGGCTGGTGTGGGCGCGCAGGCCGGCCGACCTCGCCGGCGCCGATTGGGTGGTACTGCCCGGCTCCAAGCACACCAGCGGCGACCTCGCCTGGCTGCGCGAGCAGGGCCTGGACCGCGCCATCTTGCGCCATGCAGGCGAGGGCAGGACCGTGCTGGGCGTGTGCGGCGGCCTGCAGATGCTGGGCGAGGCGCTGGTCGACCCGCACGGCATCGACGGCAACGCCCCCGGCCTCGGCCTGCTGCCGCTGGTGACGCAATTCGAGCCCGCCAAGACCGTGCGCCGCACCAGCGCGCGTTTCGGCGCGGTGGGCGGCCCCTGGGCGCCGCTGGCCGGCGTGGCCGTCGCGGGCTACGAGATCCACCATGGCCGGACCGCGCAGCACCCGGCGATGGCACGCGCGCAGGCGGTGCTGCCCGACGGCCTGGGCTGGCAGAACGCCGGGGGCAACGTGCTGGGGCTGTACCTGCATGGCATGTTCGAGGACCCGGCGGTGCTGCAGGCCCTGTTCGGCGCCCAGGCGCCCACGCTGGACCATGTGTTCGACGGCCTCGCCGACTTCATCGAGGCCCATTTCCCGGCCGGCGCGCTGCCCGGCCTCATCACCCGTTCCTGACCATGGACATCCCCGACCTCCACGACGCCGCGCTCGCGGCGCGCCTGCAGCACAAGCTGGACCGCAAGACCAAGCCGGCGGGCTCGCTGGGCCGCATCGAAGCGCTCGCGCTGCAGCTCGGGCTGGTCCTGGGCTGCGAGACCCCGCGCCTGCGCGAGCCGCAGGTGCTGGTATGCGCGGGCGACCACGGCCTGGCCGCGCGCGGCGTCTCGGCCTATCCCAGCGACGTCACCTGGCAGATGGTCGAGAACTTCCTCTCCGGCGGCGCGGCGGTGAGCGTGCTGGCGCGCCAGCATGGCCTGGCGCTGACGGTGGTCGACTGCGGCGTGCGCCACGACTTCGCGCCGCGCGCGGGGCTGCTGGCACGCAAGATCGCGCCGGGCACCGGCGACAGCTCGCAGGGCCCGGCGATGACGGCGGCGCAATGCGCGCAGGCCATCGCCAACGGCCGCGACGTCGTCGCCCGGCTCCCCGGCAACGTGATGCTGCTGGGCGAGATGGGCATAGGCAACACATCCGCCGCCTCGCTGCTGCTGGCGCGGCTGACCGGGCACGACCTGCTCGACTGCGTGGGCGCCGGCACCGGCCTGGACGCGGACGGCATCGCACGCAAGCGCGCCCTGCTCGGCGAAGTGCTGCAACGGCACGCGGATGCGAAGGAGCCGCTGCAGGCGCTGGCGGCCTTCGGCGGCTTCGAGATCGCGACCCTGGTGGGCGCGGTGCTGCAGGCCGCGCGCGAGCGCCGCGTGATCGTGGTGGACGGCTTCATCTCCAGCGCCGCGGTGCTGGTCGCCAGGGCCCTGGAGCCGCACGTGACGCAGCGCTGCGTGTTCTCGCACCGCTCGGACGAATGCGGCCACGGCCTCATGCTGCGCCACCTGGGGCCGGACCGGTCCACGCCGGCGCGCGCGCTGCTGGACCTGGGCCTGCGGCTCGGCGAAGGCTCGGGCGCCGTGCTCGCATGGCCCCTGCTGCAATCGGCCTGCGCGATCCTGGAGCAGATGGCCAGCTTCGAATCGGCGGGCGTCTCCGACAAGGGCGCGCGATGAATGCGGTGCGCCACTACCTGCTGGCCCTGCAGTTCTTCACCCGCGTGCCGGTGACGGGCCGGCTCGCCGGCTGGGTGGGCTACAGCCCCGCGCTGCTGCGCGCCAGCGCGGCGCATTTCCCGGGCATCGGCCTGCTGGTGGGACTGCTCGCCGCGGGCGTGGCCTGGGTGCTGCTGGCGTGGTTGCCGCCCGGTCCGTTCGCGCCTTTCGTCGCCGCGGTGTTCTCCACCATCGCCACCGTGCTGTTCACCGGCGCGCTGCACGAGGACGGGCTGGCCGACGTGGCCGACGGCCTGGGCTCATACGCCGACCGCCGGCGCGCCCTCGAGATCATGAAGGATTCGCGCATCGGCGCCTTCGGCGCCATGGCGCTGGTGCTGGCCTTCAGCGCCAAGCTGGGGCTGCTGGCGCTGATCGCGTCCCACGACGCGGGCGCGCTGGCCGCGGGCCTGGTGCTCGCGCACGTTCTCTCGCGGGCCTGGCCCCTGCTGCTGATCCACTGGCTGCCTTACGTAGGCGAGGCCGACGGCGTCAAGGCCAAGCCCATGGCCGATGCGATCTCGGGGAGCACGCTGGCCGTGGCGGCGACCTGGACCCTGCTCGCCGCCGCCGGCGTGGCATGGCTGCAGGGCGTGGTCTTCCTGATGGTTCCGCTGCTGCTCTCCGCGCTGGCGCTGCTAGCGATGCTGCGCCTCTTCGCGCGGCGCCTGCAGGGCTTCACCGGCGACTGCCTGGGCGCCACGCAGCAGGTCTGCGAGATCGGCTGCTACCTGGGCGTGGCGCTCGCGCTGTGAAGCTCTGGCTGGTGCGCCACGCGCGGCCAATCGTGCAGGAGGGCATCTGCTACGGCGCGACCGACCTGCCGGCCGATCCGCAGGCGACCCTGGAAGCAGCGCGGGCGCTTGCGGCGGCCCTGCCGACGGGCCTGGCGGTGCGGTGCTCGCCGCTGCGCCGCTGCCTGCAGCTGGCCCAGGCCTTGCACGCACTGCGGCCTGACCTGGCACACGAGACCGATGCGCGCCTGGCGGAGATGGACTTCGGCACCTGGGAAGGACAGCGCTGGGACGCGATCGGCCGCACGGCCTTCGAAGCGTGGATGGCCGACTTCGCGCGGCACCGCTGCGGCGGCGGCGAAAGCGTGGCGGTCCTCATGGCCCGCGTCGGCCAAGCCATGGCGGAGGTTCGTGCCGGCCATCGCGACGTTTTATGGATCAGCCATGCCGGCGTCGTCCGCGCCGCCCGGATGCTCGCCCGCGGCGTGCCGGCGCCGGCGCAGGCCAGCGACTGGCCGGCCGACGGCGTCGGCTTCGGTGCGGCGCACTGCCTGGACCTGTGTGACCCCGGGGAAACCCCCGCCGCGCAGCCGCAGGCCTGAACGGGCCTGGCTCCTTGGGGCTAGCCCCCTTGCCCCAGCCGCGGGGCGGTCCTATGCTGGGCCGCATCGACCTTGCGAGGCAAAGCCATGTACAAGCGCATCCTGTTGGCCTATGACGGCAGCGACGCGGGCCAGAAGGCCCTGCTGGAGTGCCGCGAAGTGGCGCAATGGAGCCGCTCCGAGCTGTTCCTGGTGGCGGCCATGCCGTCAGCCATGAGCTTCGTCGGGCTGGAGGGCGGCGTCTACGACGTGGAGCTGGAGGAGCGCGAGCGCCGCAAGTACCAGTCGGTGCTGGAGGACGGGCTGCGCCGGCTGGCGTCCTGTGGCTACGCCGCCCGCGGCGAGGTCGTGGTGGGCGAGGCGGTGGACGAGATCACCAAGGCCGCGCGCCGCCTGGAGGCCGACCTGATCGTGGTCGGCCACAAGCACCTGGACAGCTGGGCGGCGCGCTGGTGGCGCGGATCGATCTCGGGCGCGCTGATCGAGCACTCGCCTTGCAGCGTGCTGTGCGTGATCGTCCACTGAAGCCGGTTGTGCTCCTGATTCCGTAGCGGCGCGCCTAGCCCGGGTGCGGACCGCCGGGCGACGCTGTGGGGCCCAAGGTTTTTTGCTGCACGGCAAAATAACTATACACGGCAGACACAGTGGGCTGGCATGCTGGCCCCGTGGTGCGCCCCCGCTCCCGCTGCCACGATTCGAAGAACAAGGACCCGGATGGACCCTCAAGCGCCGCCGCCCCCACGACCCGATCCCGCCACCCGTCCCGAGCCTGCCGAAGGGATCGGCTCGCCGCCGCGCCGCATCAGCCGCCGCGCTTCGCTGCTGGGCTCGCTCGTCGCCCTGCTGGCCGTGCTGGGCATAGCCTGGCTGGCCTGGTCGCTCACGCACCGTGAGCCCGCCGCTGCCGGCCCGGGCGGCGCCAATGCGGCCCGGGGCGCGCCGCCCACCACGGTGGGCGTGGCGACGGCCGAGCGGGCCGACCTGCCGGTGACGCTGGAAGCCCTGGGCACGGTGGTGCCGCAGGCCACGGCGCGGGTGCGGCCCCAGGTGTCGGGCGTGCTGCAGCAGGTGCTCTACCGCGAGGGCCAGATGGTGCGCAAGGGCGAGCT is from Ramlibacter tataouinensis TTB310 and encodes:
- a CDS encoding bifunctional adenosylcobinamide kinase/adenosylcobinamide-phosphate guanylyltransferase, with product MPEPTVARSELILGGQKSGKTARAESLAAAWLDRSPQHRAVYIATAQAWDEEMRERIARHRRDRADRVPRMETVEEPSALAQAIGVHSRADTLIVVDCLTLWLTGLLMPAVGTPGADPVSGIAQAQEEARPDAVLAGAVRACAGPLVLISNEIGLGVIPMGHDVRAFVDALGTLNQQAAAACERVTLMSAGLALTLKGAA
- a CDS encoding cobyrinate a,c-diamide synthase — protein: MTGARAARSCPAVLIAAPASGQGKTTVACALARLHARQGRRVRAFKCGPDFLDPQWLALASGAPVHQLDLWMTGEADCAERLWQAAGEADLVIVEGVMGLFDGEPSAADLARRFGLPVMAVVDAAAMAGTFGALAHGLRHYQAGLPWAGVLANRVAGERHAAMLQAGLRDGADWLGGLARQPAAALPERHLGLVAAGELPDALRRLDAAADALAATPLGSLAPGQLQRWTMRIEPPAAPPAIPPLLQGRTVAIARDAAFCFVYAANLDCLQALGARLSFFSPLAGEALPECDAVWLPGGYPELHAPQLSRNLRLREGLAAHLARSKPMWAECGGMMALFDALQTADGQVHPMWGLLPGQVVMQQRLAALGPQQLALAGGVLRGHTFHHSLCASPLAPAAHTTSPGGVKSGEALYRLGSLRASYFHAWFASSPAATAELFHA
- a CDS encoding ABC transporter substrate-binding protein; the encoded protein is MPDTSTAPKNRTVHWLLLLLALLLATPARALDLTDDRGVRITLDAPPQRIVSLLPSLTETVCHLGQCHRLVGVDRYSNWPEAVHRLPQVGGGLDPSIEAIVALRPDLVLAGTSMRAIARLEALGVKVVALEPRTHADVRRVLGKVGVLLGVDDAQRVWREIDAGVSAAAQSLPAQVQGTRVYFEVNRGPYGAGEASFIGETLARLGVRNILPATLGPFPKLNPEFVVRANPDLIMVGARDGAELHNRPGWGAIRALREQRVCSFAPAEAEVLVRPGPRMAEAARLMARCLADKAPRGAQRAAP
- a CDS encoding FecCD family ABC transporter permease, with translation MTLAALSAGLLVLGTGIGSAGFEGMLAPLLDPAADPAQAAMARQIVWEIRLPRTLGAWLAGALLGLAGALAQGLFRNPLADPYLLGSAAGASLGVALALAAMGGAAGMLGGSMRSAATVGLSSSDIWVRLGFTGAAFAGAVLAVVLTLALARGVQHTLRLLLAGVIVGVVLGALSSLVLLFSPDSLQAMQAFMLGSTGFVGWSACALMAGAWLLTASAAWLLARALDGLALGEATARSLGLALGPLRAALVAALALATGTAVAQTGLIAFVGLAAPHLVRAAFSLPHRRLVLLASLMGGVLLTAADLLARALIAPQELPVGILTAVLGGGYLLWLMHRRGGHLGTGGLH
- a CDS encoding ABC transporter ATP-binding protein translates to MNAAALQALGLRVALGGRPVLHGIDLAFPAGRWTSVVGPNGAGKSTLLKALAGLLPAEGQVALLGQPLAAWRQRERARRLAWLGQGEAGAEDLTVHDVAMLGRLPHQPWLAPPGPGDRAAVEQALRATQAWDWRDRPLGQLSGGERQRVLLARALAVQAQVLLMDEPLANLDPPHQSDWLLLVRDLAAAGRTVVSVLHEVTMALQADSLVVMAQGRVVHQGACAAPATHRAVEAVFDRRIAVHAVAGRPVALPQ
- the cobO gene encoding cob(I)yrinic acid a,c-diamide adenosyltransferase, which gives rise to MNIEQPPSAKPYDKPQGERRGLVIVNTGDGKGKSTAAFGLALRAHGRGKAVKIYQFMKVPTARFGEHRMFEQIGIPIEGLGDGFSWKSQDLERSAQLARDGWQRARQAILGGQFFLVVLDELTYPLIYGWLPLPEVLQTLRERPKDVHVAITGRRCPPEIVEIADTVTEMTKIKHAFNAGVPAQRGIED
- the cbiB gene encoding adenosylcobinamide-phosphate synthase CbiB; this encodes MAGGSSPMLAGAVALAVAFALDRWLGEPPARWHPVVGMGRYLGWIGGRVAPREERPDPDWLAFWAGALAWSGAALLLALAAWMVQRWLLGLPALAAGLLLGLLLKPLLSWRMLREEVAAVEDALAGSLDDGRRRLARLVSRDVSQLDEAQVRESAIESLAENYNDSVVAPVFWFAVAGLPGAVLYRFANTADAMWGYRGFRGGLHWEWAGKWTARADDALSWLPARLAALLLALAAARRLPGLRGQSALTPSPNGGWPMAAMALALGVRLRKPGVYALNAGAPSPAPMHTRQALRLCGRALPLLLACAWLLAAAVQGAWLR
- a CDS encoding aminotransferase class I/II-fold pyridoxal phosphate-dependent enzyme translates to MSEHGGPDALGIPAHDFSTNANACGPCPQALLAVQGADARQYPDPGYGLLRQALAQLHQVEPARIVLAASASEFIQRVTAWCARQGIRSAAVPRHGYGDYARAARAWGLAVVHEGAAPLLWLCEPSSPLGQAEERWDAAGQAEVVVLDRAYEPLRLEDWSSGTAADPGGVWQLWTPNKALGLTGVRAAYAIAPRGAEQGMAALEALAPSWPLGAHGVALLHAWCEPAVQLWVLDSQHVLRRWKLQQQALCRDLGWRCEPSAANFFVAGPLAPGRLAALRQQGVKLRDGSSFGLPGQVRLSVQPPASQAALRLAWRATA
- a CDS encoding cobyric acid synthase — encoded protein: MKARCVMVLGTTSSAGKSWLATALCRWYARQGLKVAPFKAQNMSNNARVVAGGEIGSAQYFQALAAGAEPEVRMNPLLLKPERDTHSQVVLLGQVDEELTARPWRGRSASVWPRIARALDELRAENDVVVIEGAGSPAEINLKDSDIVNMRVAAHADAACLLVTDIDRGGAFAHLYGTWALLDAPERARIRGFVLNKFRGDAALLAPAPQRLEQLTGVPTLATLPMWRQHGLPEEDGWYGARGGAGEGRAIALVAYPRISNLDEFQPLANLPGVRLVWARRPADLAGADWVVLPGSKHTSGDLAWLREQGLDRAILRHAGEGRTVLGVCGGLQMLGEALVDPHGIDGNAPGLGLLPLVTQFEPAKTVRRTSARFGAVGGPWAPLAGVAVAGYEIHHGRTAQHPAMARAQAVLPDGLGWQNAGGNVLGLYLHGMFEDPAVLQALFGAQAPTLDHVFDGLADFIEAHFPAGALPGLITRS
- the cobT gene encoding nicotinate-nucleotide--dimethylbenzimidazole phosphoribosyltransferase, whose translation is MDIPDLHDAALAARLQHKLDRKTKPAGSLGRIEALALQLGLVLGCETPRLREPQVLVCAGDHGLAARGVSAYPSDVTWQMVENFLSGGAAVSVLARQHGLALTVVDCGVRHDFAPRAGLLARKIAPGTGDSSQGPAMTAAQCAQAIANGRDVVARLPGNVMLLGEMGIGNTSAASLLLARLTGHDLLDCVGAGTGLDADGIARKRALLGEVLQRHADAKEPLQALAAFGGFEIATLVGAVLQAARERRVIVVDGFISSAAVLVARALEPHVTQRCVFSHRSDECGHGLMLRHLGPDRSTPARALLDLGLRLGEGSGAVLAWPLLQSACAILEQMASFESAGVSDKGAR